In the genome of Brienomyrus brachyistius isolate T26 chromosome 24, BBRACH_0.4, whole genome shotgun sequence, the window TAGCCCCGGCCGCCACCTCAATGCTTCCTGTCTCTGCCCATCGCAGGCCTGACCGAGTCCATCATCGCAGCCGCCTGCTCTCGCGTGGGACAGCGGGTCCTGCACGTTGACAGGTACGGGGGGGCCGCCGTCGGCCACAAAGCAGCGGAGCGCATCCGGCGTGGGACGACGGGTCCCAGTGggcatggtggtgggggggggcttctgtccTGCTGCAGGGATTTTGGTCTTCTTACCTCACTGCTCGCTCCTGTTTGTGATGTGTAAccgacacacacacctgcacgtGTTACATATGTAATATGTATGCTCTGcagcacacacacctacacGTTTGTTATGTAGCTATCATACTGTCTTTAGCACacgcatacatacatgcatgttTGTATGTAATATGCAGTATAGCAAGCGTACCCCTCCATGTGTGTTGCATATAtaatattaatcaagctcttccTGCAGGAGAAGCTACTATGCTGGAAATTGGGCCAGTTTCACATTTAATGGGCTGCTGTCCTGGTTGGAGGAGTGCAAGGTAAGGTCTGTTGCCGGCGTCGCTTCCTCAAAATGGAATAACTTACAAGTGATCAGAATGTAATTGCCTGTCTCTGATTGCTAACGTTATTTGTTATGCATCCTGTAATGGATGCAGTGTTAGCTAGACACAGGCCGGTTTGCACCTCCCTGCGCTAAAAGCTCTTCTGTCTTACagcagggggggcagagctCCGCAGAGGAGGCGACAGACTGGGGGGAGAGGCTGGAGGAGGGCGAGGAGGCCCTGGTGCTGAGCGTGGTGGACACGTCCATCACCAACCTGGAAGTCTTCTGCTACGCCAGGTGCTGGACTGCAGAGGGCAGCACTGTCATCAGGCTCCGAGTGTTTGGCGCGATTGTTACTATGAGCAGGGACACCCTGCAAAGGATGCCAGCCATCCTTTTTAAAGAGTGTTGTGGAGTATTATAGAGTATTACAGAGTACACGTCATGCTCCTGCTGCAGATTGTACCTTTGGGTTTTTCAGAAGCCAGTGTGTGTTGCACACAGTCGTGTCCCTGTTTCTCACAAGTTTTTGGGCTGCTGGTCATGAGAGCCTTAATCTCTCAGAAGATGGCGTCCCGTTAAACTCCAGCGTGACGTATGGGGAGGGTGCTGTGTTACCGCCGAGGTCTCCAAGGCAGACAGACATGCTCAGAAATGTTTGTCTCCTACCCTttgaaaggatggatggatggatggatgaatgaatgaaggcCTCTGTCATTGcacaaggtacaatgaaattggAAGGCTGCCCTTGTCAGTGCAAGAAAGATAAGTCAGGGATTAAAGGAAAAAATAaggtgaataaaataaaatatacagaaTAAACTGAAAAGagaatataaattaaaaaaagaatataaaattgaatataaaacgagtgtaagaaataaaatgtaaacaaggttaaaaaaaaagaagaaaaaccgtGAAGTAGGTGTGATGTTATGGGTTATTTCTCTCCTTGTGATCCAGTTTCgcagtaaatataaaaatattgcaCATGTCAGCAGTGTCATTAAGACAATACGGCACATGCTAATAGGCAGTGATGGGCAGAGCGAATCCGGAGACGTGGGCGGCTGCGGCGGCCGCGCTGGTCTGCTGGTCTTCACACTAAGCGGGGCAGGAAGCGGCGGAAGGCTGCGGCTGACGGCTGGGTGTGGTGATCCCGCTCGCGTCGCATGTGGGTCACAAGTCTGCTTTCAAAGCCCTGCTCTTCTGATCTTGAATGATGTTGCCATTGGTGTGAAGCAAACCCAATCCCCAGGCACCTGGGCGGACCCTACGATGCGGTCCGGGAGGTCCCGCCCGTTCGCCCCTttccccccccctaccccccccagcTGCTGCAGGTGATGCCTCACCTGCCAGGGGAGACGTCGCCGTGATTGATGCTCTCACTCCACTGCAACAAAAAAATTAAGTAGGAAATTTTGCTGTAAGCAGCTCCATATTGCAAATCATAAATTATGTTCGAAGCTGTAATTAAAAAACaagacaccccccacccaccccaacaCCCAGTAAAAGAGACaggccacgtcagggaggaggtGGTGGTTCGCTTCCGAAGTCTGGCACTTGTCTTTGGCTGTGGGTAGGTTTAGCGTTTAGCGAATGCTGACTTTCTAGTTGACCACGTCGGTTATCTCTTGCCAGCAGTCTGTCTCTTTGGCTAGTCTCGCCTTGAGCTCGCTGATGTGGACGGATAAGGTTTCCTCGGGACCTAAATTTGGGTCCAAAGAGAAGCCATCATTCCTCTAGTACATGGGGGGGAGTGACCTCCAGAGTCCCCCCACCCTCATAGCTGCTATGTGAGGCTTGGATtcttattgtttttttcccctcgttcttctcggttttttttttttttttaatcaaattttttttccccttgtacAAATTTTAATACTCTAACTGCTCAAATGTCCTTCTATAATTACTTAGGGGCAACTCTTTTGGGtggtatataaaaataaatggaattaAATTTAACTTTGCCATGCCGATGTTTAGCTGCCTTGAGGAATGTATCTCTGTCCTGTCGCTGGCAGCGAGGAgcccgaggaggaggaggagaaggaggcggATGCGCTGAGACAAACCCCGGCACCTGTACAGGCTGAAGGCGAACATGGTGCCCAGTCCAACAGCCCCACGTGCCCCCAGGAGGTGCCTGAGGGAGATGCTCCACAAGAAGGTCAAGGCCAGACCGATGGGCTCCTACAGGACGATGCAGAAGATGCACCTGGCAAGGAAGAGGAGGTTGCGAGCCCAGAGACTGGCCAGGCCGGAGATGTTCAAGGAGAAGAGCCATCTGCGAACCCAAGTCCCACGGAGGTGAAGAAGATCAGCTACGCAAAAATCGTGAAAGAGGGTCGGAGGTTCAACATTGACCTGGTGTCGAAGGTAAGCTGAGGTGCTCAGCTCATCTGCAGAGAGGGAAGAGCATAATTACACATTTGGGGTCCACTGTAGCTACATCCTAGAGGCTAAAGCCTTGCTGCTGCAAACGAGAGATGTAGACTTCTCCATCTGAGTGTTGGCCTCATCGGCTCCTTCTGGGCTTCTACCCCCCCAGCTCTTGTATTCCCGCGGTTTGTTGGTGGACCTTCTCATCAAGTCCAACGTCAGCAGATATGCCGAGTTCAAGAACGTCAGCCGCATCCTGACCTACCGCGACGGCAAATTGGAACAGGTAGGGCAGACTGCCTCACTGTGGTCCAAGCTCTCTTCCACCTCCCCAACCGAAGGTCCTTTCTGTTTTCACCTCTCAGTCAGCAGAACTGAAGTttatctgtccgtccatccatccagccagccacccacccatccatcctctaTCTGCTTGTCCTGATCAAAGTCATGAGGCAGTTCTTGAAATTCTTGAGTTTAATCATATCACTGTAGACGCTCATTGCCAGAAGATGCTGGTGTTTTTTTTCACTGGGTCTCCGACAGCATTATCCATAAAAAACAGACGGACAATGGGTTGATCTTGCAGACTAAAACTCCTACATGAGGTTACTCATTCCCGGTGTCCATTGTGATCCATTAGGGTCCAAGTATTGACCCGCTGTTTCTGCAACGTTGATTACTCCTGTAGTACTTTTGTCTTGCAGTAGTACTCTGATATCACACAGACATTTACTGAACCAGTACAGCTGATCAGGCTTTTGATGGGAGTTTGGAAAGTTTGTAGGCAGTGGGATTTGAGAAACTGTCAAGCACAAATCAGTATATTTAACGTTTTTTCCCCTACTTGTTCTCTTTAGCCCATATTTGTTAAGCATTGGTTCAGAAGCGCTTCCCACCTCACCGATCATTGTCATCCGAGCCTGCTCTAGTGAGGAGTGTATCTACATGTTCTGGAACGTCCTGATGGGGGCACTGTAGGTGGAGAGCTGTCCTGTCCCCTGGGTGAAAGTGGCGCCTCACTCTTCCCTGGATCCCCATAGAGTTGTGCTGTGTCCTTCAACGGGCGGCGTTCCTGCCGTGCCGGATAACTGGGGAATGGCCTGCTGGCCGCAAAGCTGTTTTTCTCTGCCGCCTTGGTGCTGTAATGGACGttactgtcacacacagagggtaCCCACCACAAACCGGTCTCCACCCTGACCCCCGCCTCTGCTTCTCTGCCTGTGGGGCCTTAGCTTTCTCCTGCACCTTCCCTCCAGGTTCCTTGCTCCCGGGCTGATGTCTTTGGCAGTAAGCAGCTGACGATGGTGGAGAAGAGGATGCTCATGAAGTTCCTCACCTTCTGCCTGGACTATGAGGAGCACCCCGAGGAGTACTTGGGTACGGCATTCCCCCAGCCCTCTACAGGAAGGTGGCCACGCTGGGGTTTCGAGGGCTGTCCCATCATTCACTCCGACGCAGGCCAATAGCATCACTTGTGATtttggttccccccccccccccccagatttcACGGAGAGATCTTTCTGGGACTTCCTGCAGACGAAGAAGTTGACAGAGAACATCCAGCACTTTCTGCTACACTCTATCGCCATGGTGCCCCCGGAGACGCGCACGGCCGAGGGGCTGCGCTCCACCCAGTACTTCCTGCGCTCCCTCGGTCGCTACAGCAACACGCCCTTCCTCTTCCCCATCTACGGCCTTGGAGAAATCCCACAGTGCTTCTGCAGGTGACAGACCTCCTCTCCGCCTGGCTTGTCGCCGCCTTGTTCCTGCTTTTACCCATTTTCTCTTCTTTTGACGCTTTTCTCCAGACACACGTCACTGTGGGTGTGACCTTCTAAAATCTTACCGTCTTGCCAAGTAGACACTCTGGGCCTGGCTTTCACACGCCTTCCGTTTTGCGATGTCAGCAGTCTGCCTCCTGTGTGTCCTCGGGCTTCAGACGCAGGTCTGGAAAGTCCCCTTCAAAGCTCAGTGAatgctggacctgagtgacagagCTGCCGGGCGCCCCCTTGCTTCCTGTGAATCCGCAACGCTATGAGGGAGGTGTTCTCCTGGAGCACCAACCATCTAAGCTTGTTCCTCATCCCGGTCCTCAGGGTCCCACAGACAGTTCAGGTTTCGGCTCTATCCCGTTtcccagcacacctgaaccACAAACAGGGACTGTTTTGGGGTCCGCGAGGTCTGGGCTGAGAAACGCTGTAGTAATAGCACATCAGAGAGATCTAGATAGGTGGTCGCTTCCATTCCTTCAAAGACGAAGGTTCCTGGGGTGCACTGTGTAAGGCTGATGTTAACAAGGTGTACACTCGATGTAAACATTGTGTATACCTAGTGTAAACCCCTGTAAGTGTTTGTAGTTTAACACTTCATATACCTGCACCCTGTAAGTAAACACAAGGAGCTCTGATCACACTTTGAGCCCCAGTGTCTCGAATTCCACTGGAACAACATCCTGGTCCCACAGGCTCAGGGTTGCTGGGCATTCCTGTGTAATCCGAGGTTTCCGGTTTCTGTCAGTCCGCCTGGATACTGGCCTAGAGTGGTAGGGAGGTTTGGGGAGAGACTGAAAGTTTAACGGACACCCAGCCTGCACGGTTGGCGGTGTTTACGAGGCCTTGTGATCGTCCGTACCATTGACGGCCATCCTTCTGTCCTTCAGAAGGTTTATCTTCTTTAAGTAAGATCTGAGGATCTCCAATGCCCTGTACCGGGTACAGCCAGAGGCGTGGAGCCGAACCAGCCCGCAGGTACCCGGAGAGCCCTTCGCCTCCTGGCTGGTTTGTCTGCCGCTCTCCTGGGAAGCGGAGGGCATCCATCACGCTGAAGCCTGCCCGCgggtgatggatggatagatggcaaTGCGGAGCGGATAATCCCCACGCCAGGTTGTTCACAGATCAGCGAGCAGGTCCCGCTAATAAAGCCGCCCAGTGCCTCTCTGTCCTTGCCCATATTATTCCTCAAGTTTTGACAGGAAAAGACTTTTTAATTTGTACATAACCTTTGGTTCAGTGGCTCCCTCCTCCTCGCCTCCATCCACCGAAGCAGGTGGGGGCGCCTGGGGGGGGAGTTAggggggtggagtgggggggtaTTTAGCCATGACACGGTGGTGATTTGCATGCTGGGTTATGATGTTCCAATCAGACTACAGTCAGGGTGAAGCGCATAGAGGGAGGAGGAATTGCAGTCATTAGTACAGATTAtttattcttatttatttattcccgCGCTGTATGCAGTCACAGATCATATTTCCCCTGTAGGGGTCATAAACACCTGATATATTTGGATCAAACTGGATTTAATTTTCTCAGAACGACTGCCGATGCACGGTGGAGTTTTGTTTTCGTTTAATTACGGGCCAGCTAttagtccccgctcccgtgcccGGCTCGCCAGATTAGAGCCGTATGAATCCAGTAATGAACTTGACAGGTAGTGCCTGTTTATGTGCtgtaattttgtttatttagcatTTCCTGGACGTGCCGGGATTTATGCCCTACGCCCGCAAATGCTTGTAAACCACTTGGCTGTAGAATCCCTCTCAGGACCCCTAAATCTCTCCCCGGTGATTGGGTTTGGAAATACGGGCGGCCCCAGGCCCTGCCCGCTTTTGTTAACCCGCTGCGGAGCAGTCGGCGTGCGCAGAGAGCCGGGGCACGGCCCCAGGCCCTGCCCGGTTTTGTTAACCCGCTGCGGAGCAGTCGGCGTGCGCAGAGAGCCGGGGCACGGCCCCAGGCCCTACCCGGTTTTGTTAACCCGCTGCGGAGCAGTCGGCGTGCGCAGAGAGCCGGGGCACGGCCCCAGGCCCTGCTCGGTTTTGTTAACCCGCTGCGGAGCAGTCGGCGTGCGCAGAGAGCCGGGGCACGGCCCCAGGCCCTGCCCGGTTTTGTTAACCCGTGCGGAGCAGTCGGCGTGCGCAGAGAGCCGGGGCACGGCCCCAGGCCCTGCCCGGTTTTGTTAACCCGCTGCGGAGCAGTCGGCGTGCGCAGAGAGCCGGGGCACGGCCCCAGGCCCTGCCCGGTTTTGTTAACCCCGCTGCGGAGCAGTCGGCGTGCGCAGAGAGCCGGGGCACGGCCCCAGGCCCTGCCCGGTTTTGTTAACCCGCTGCGGAGCAGTCGGCGTGCGCAGAGAGCCGGGGCACGGCCCCAGGCCCTGCCCGGTTTTGTTAACCCGCTGCGGAGCAGTCGGCGTGCGCAGAGAGGCGGGGCACGGCCCCAGGCCCTGCCCGGTTTTGTTAACCCGCTGCGGAGCAGTCGGCGTGCGCAGAGAGCCGGGGCACGGCCCCAGGCCCTGCCCGGTTTTGTTAACCCGCTGCGGAGCAGTCGGCGTGCGCAGAGAGCCGGGGCATGGCCCCAGGCCCTGCCTGGTTTTGCCCGGAGCTCAGTGAGCTCACTGGGGACTCGGCGGAGATCGTTCACATTAATGGGCTTAATTGCGCAGCGTAATTGACTGTGAGCTGGGAAATGCTGGGAAATGCATCTCTTATTATGGGCTGGAGAGGATCAATGATAAAACTCACAAGTAAAGGCAGCAGCTGTGTTTAAAATCAGGCGGCGTCAGCGGCATTCGCTGAGGCCGGGGAGAGGAGGGCGGCCtcggggagaggaggaggaaggtggGATGGGCGTCACTGAGACCAGGGCCACTGCTAATCTGACACGGGACCTAGATCAGCTGTCTGCAGCCTGTGACCCACTCCCAAGGGAGACGATGTCTGCCCTGATGGATTCGGGGATCCAGTGCCTAGAAAATTCTCCTCTCTGTACCTGCCGGTCCGATTCAGGCCCAGCCCAGCTGGTGCCAAAGAAGCCTGAAGCCTGTATTCTACTCTCGTTACGTTGCCTTTTTAATTACAGAAATGACTGGTTGGAGGCAATTGTTTTGCGTGGGGGTTAATACCGGGCAGGAGGCAGATTTATTTTGGATGTGACCTTCTCCACATTAGCCGAGCCTGTAATCAGCAGAATTAATAGAATAATCAAATTAAACACAAACTCATAAATCATCGGCGAGCGTGCTGACACGGGTGCAGCTATTAATGCCTTCTATTGTTTTGCCACcgtattaaaaaaatcacatccCAGATAGGCGGCTTGATAGGAACTGAAATGGCATTTAGAGGCTGTAAAGAGCGGGGGCCGCACGGGGCCCCGTTTTCGCGACTGTTAATTTAGCGGTGATGCGGGGCACTGCCACGGCAGCGGGGGCGGGCTCCTTTGAGTCGCCGCGCGCATCATCGCGGGGGACAGCGGCCAGTTAATTAGAGTAATATCGGCTTAAGCGTCCG includes:
- the chm gene encoding rab proteins geranylgeranyltransferase component A 1 isoform X1: MAADNLPGEFDVVVLGTGLTESIIAAACSRVGQRVLHVDRRSYYAGNWASFTFNGLLSWLEECKQGGQSSAEEATDWGERLEEGEEALVLSVVDTSITNLEVFCYASEEPEEEEEKEADALRQTPAPVQAEGEHGAQSNSPTCPQEVPEGDAPQEGQGQTDGLLQDDAEDAPGKEEEVASPETGQAGDVQGEEPSANPSPTEVKKISYAKIVKEGRRFNIDLVSKLLYSRGLLVDLLIKSNVSRYAEFKNVSRILTYRDGKLEQVPCSRADVFGSKQLTMVEKRMLMKFLTFCLDYEEHPEEYLDFTERSFWDFLQTKKLTENIQHFLLHSIAMVPPETRTAEGLRSTQYFLRSLGRYSNTPFLFPIYGLGEIPQCFCRMCAVFGGIYCLRHSVCCLVLDKESGRCKAVIDTCGQRISCSHFVLEEGYVPEERRKGVACRQISRGVLITDRSLLPSETEQQLSLITVPPLEPGAATVRITELCSSTMTCMPGTYLVHLTCPASGSAHADLAPVVSRLFTEAPGDIGAADDERPAVLWALYFNMRDSTVPSATSYNLPANVHVCPGPDGSLGNDHSIRLAEEVFHRIVPGEEFCPPAPNPEDIIFEGVGPQGEGAGIGEPSQGEDAAEAGQGDGDVKTEAAKDESVENAVLEEAAGQETGAEGQEAEALPSVPAPPTDE
- the chm gene encoding rab proteins geranylgeranyltransferase component A 1 isoform X2 translates to MAADNLPGEFDVVVLGTGLTESIIAAACSRVGQRVLHVDRRSYYAGNWASFTFNGLLSWLEECKGGQSSAEEATDWGERLEEGEEALVLSVVDTSITNLEVFCYASEEPEEEEEKEADALRQTPAPVQAEGEHGAQSNSPTCPQEVPEGDAPQEGQGQTDGLLQDDAEDAPGKEEEVASPETGQAGDVQGEEPSANPSPTEVKKISYAKIVKEGRRFNIDLVSKLLYSRGLLVDLLIKSNVSRYAEFKNVSRILTYRDGKLEQVPCSRADVFGSKQLTMVEKRMLMKFLTFCLDYEEHPEEYLDFTERSFWDFLQTKKLTENIQHFLLHSIAMVPPETRTAEGLRSTQYFLRSLGRYSNTPFLFPIYGLGEIPQCFCRMCAVFGGIYCLRHSVCCLVLDKESGRCKAVIDTCGQRISCSHFVLEEGYVPEERRKGVACRQISRGVLITDRSLLPSETEQQLSLITVPPLEPGAATVRITELCSSTMTCMPGTYLVHLTCPASGSAHADLAPVVSRLFTEAPGDIGAADDERPAVLWALYFNMRDSTVPSATSYNLPANVHVCPGPDGSLGNDHSIRLAEEVFHRIVPGEEFCPPAPNPEDIIFEGVGPQGEGAGIGEPSQGEDAAEAGQGDGDVKTEAAKDESVENAVLEEAAGQETGAEGQEAEALPSVPAPPTDE